DNA sequence from the Streptomyces canus genome:
CGGCGATGCGCGCCCGGTCCGTGCCGTGAGAACGCAGTACGTCGGCGAGGACGGTGATCGTGTCGTAGCCCTCGAAGGCCACGAAGGAGGGCGCTTCGGACAGCCGCTCACGCAGAGCCGTTGCGACTCGTGTGCCGAGCGGACCGAGACGCGCGGGCAGATAGCGCAGGAACGGGATCGCCGCGCCGTCGCCGCCCAGCGATGTCGCCCACTCGGCGAACTCCGGTTGTCCGGCCGGAGCACCGATCACGGTCTCGACGAGGCGCTGGTCGCGGCGGACGGACCTGACGATCGACACCGCCGGCTCGGGGAAGCCGACCAGCAGCAGGAGGGCTGTCGCGTGATGGTCGACGAGTGCGTCGCACACGGCCGCGGGGGCGAGCGCCCGCGCATCGAGTTCTACGACGGTGCCGCCGCGTGGAGCGAGGTGGTCCCGCAGGATGCGGACCCCCGAGGCCCAGTAGACGCTCGGTTCGGTCGCCACGGCGATGCGACGGTGGCCCGCGTCGAGGAGGAAGTCCGCGTAGATCCGCCAGCCGTGGGACTGCGGCGGAGAGAGGCGCGCGACCCATTCCGTCGGCTCTTCGGTCAGCGCGTCGAGAACCGCTGACGAGCAGAGGAACGGCAGTCCGAGGGCTTCGGCCCTGGCGGCAGCGGCACGGGCGACGACACTGTGATACTCCCCCGCTACGGCGGCCACGCCCAGCTGAGCCAGTTCGTCCACGGCCGCCGCGGCCCGCCGCGGATCGGCCGCGGTGTCCCGCACCATCAGCTCGAGCGGTCTTCCGCCGATCCCGCCGGCGTCATCGACCTCGCCGACGGCCAGTTCGAGTCCGGCGAGCAGGTGTCGGCCCGCCTCGACCCAGCCGGGCCTGGTCAGCGGAACGAGAGCGCCGATCCTGATCGGCTGTGGCGGACGCACGTGGGTGATCATGCCGGACATCGCATCCTCACTCAGGCCGACGGGCAGCCGATCGAGCACCCCTCCGGCAGACCGGGCCGGGTCAGGACAGGTCCTCGTCCAGCTTGCCGATGACACGCTCGGAGATCTCGGCCAGGACCCGCAGTTCGGCCGGGGTGACATGGTCCATGAACAGTTCACGTACCGCCTCGACATGACGTGGGGCCGCCGCCTCGACCGCCGCCCGGCCGACGTCCGTGATCACCACGAAGGCGCCCCGAGCGTCCTCGAGGCAGTCCTCCCGGACCACCATTCCCCGCCCGGCCATCCGCGCGATGTGGTGGGACATCCGGCTCTTCTCCCACTCCAGTGCCCGGGCCAGATCCTGGTACCGCTGTCGCCCCTCCGGGGTGTCCGTCAGATGGACCAGCACCGCGAAGTCGGCCGGCGACACGTTGGACTCCGACTGCAGCAGGCGCCCGAGGCGCCCGCCGAGCCGCTCCTGCAACCGGATGAAGCCACGCCACGCGCGCTGCTCCTCCGGCGTCAGCCATCGCACCGTCTCTCCCATGGAGAAAGTGTAAACATAGTTGACACCTCACCCAATGGTCCGGGGTCCGAGTCGGGTCAGCCCACCTTGGCCCCCGGCAGCGGAATGCTGCCCGTCGTCGCCAGTTCCCGATACCACAGGGCGCTGTCCTTGAGCGTGCGCCGCTGGGTGTCGTAGTCGACGTGGACGATGCCGAACCGCTTGGAGTAGCCGTAGCCCCACTCGAAGTTGTCCATCAGGGACCACACGAAGTACCCGCGCAGATCGACACCGGCGGTGAGGGCCCGATGGGCGGCGACGAAGTGGCGGTGGAGGTAGTCGATGCGCTCCGGGTCGTGGACGGCGTGACTCCCGTCGGGGCGGGTGGAGAGGTGGTCCTCGAAGGCCGCTCCGTTCTCGGTGATGACCAGAGGCTGGTCCGGGAAGCGGGCGTGCAGGTCCAGGAGGAGTTCCTCGAGCCCGTCGGGGTCGATGTTCCAGCCCATGGCGGTGTGCGGGCCCTGCTGGGCGACGAACTCGACATGGGTCGAGCCGGGCCAGGGGGACCCGCCCATGTCCTTGTGCCCGTCATTGTTCTGACGCGGTGTCACACCCCCCCAGAGGCGGACGGTGGTGGTGGCGTAGTAGTTGACGCCGAGCAGGTCCAGGGGCTGGTGGATCCGGTCGAGGTCACCGTCCTGCACGAACGCCCAGTCGGTGACGGCGGCGGTGTCCTCGATGAGGTCCTGCGGGTAATGGCCGCGCAACAGGGGTTCGGTGAAGGCGCGATTGGCCAGCGCGTCGATGCGCCGTACGGCCTCCTCGGCACCCTCGCCCTCGCCTCTCAGGACATGGAAGTTGAGCGTGACCGAGTACTGCGG
Encoded proteins:
- a CDS encoding ABC transporter substrate-binding protein translates to MSGMITHVRPPQPIRIGALVPLTRPGWVEAGRHLLAGLELAVGEVDDAGGIGGRPLELMVRDTAADPRRAAAAVDELAQLGVAAVAGEYHSVVARAAAARAEALGLPFLCSSAVLDALTEEPTEWVARLSPPQSHGWRIYADFLLDAGHRRIAVATEPSVYWASGVRILRDHLAPRGGTVVELDARALAPAAVCDALVDHHATALLLLVGFPEPAVSIVRSVRRDQRLVETVIGAPAGQPEFAEWATSLGGDGAAIPFLRYLPARLGPLGTRVATALRERLSEAPSFVAFEGYDTITVLADVLRSHGTDRARIAASWPHVAVEGTRGQIRFSRTPGSSVWQSARTPVQVVDRDPAEPSRFRIRHAG
- a CDS encoding MarR family winged helix-turn-helix transcriptional regulator, translated to MGETVRWLTPEEQRAWRGFIRLQERLGGRLGRLLQSESNVSPADFAVLVHLTDTPEGRQRYQDLARALEWEKSRMSHHIARMAGRGMVVREDCLEDARGAFVVITDVGRAAVEAAAPRHVEAVRELFMDHVTPAELRVLAEISERVIGKLDEDLS
- a CDS encoding GH1 family beta-glucosidase gives rise to the protein MPTAANAQQLTFPADFLLGSATAAYQIEGAADEDGRGPSIWDTYSHTPGRTWNGDTGDVAADHYHRLDEDLDLMASLGLKAYRFSIAWPRIQPTGRGPANPKGLDFYSRLVDGLLQRDIAPVATLYHWDLPQALEDEGGWTNRETAYAFADYARVVGEALGDRVAIWTTLNEPWCSAYLGYGAGAHAPGRSDGAAALTAVHHLNLAHGLAVQQLRAVTTNDPQYSVTLNFHVLRGEGEGAEEAVRRIDALANRAFTEPLLRGHYPQDLIEDTAAVTDWAFVQDGDLDRIHQPLDLLGVNYYATTTVRLWGGVTPRQNNDGHKDMGGSPWPGSTHVEFVAQQGPHTAMGWNIDPDGLEELLLDLHARFPDQPLVITENGAAFEDHLSTRPDGSHAVHDPERIDYLHRHFVAAHRALTAGVDLRGYFVWSLMDNFEWGYGYSKRFGIVHVDYDTQRRTLKDSALWYRELATTGSIPLPGAKVG